Below is a window of Candidatus Obscuribacterales bacterium DNA.
ACGAAGTTTGGTGACATCTTTGGCGGAGAGCTTGTCTAAAAACTTGGCGGCACTTTTACTGACTAGGAGGTCCATGTTTTACCCAGTCTGTCAGGTTGATAAATTCGGAGGAGTCATACTCAGCGGGCTTACCAAGCTGGGCTTGGAGGGTTTGCATTTCTTTGTCCGAAACCCTGGGCATGAGGAGGAGACACAGCTTGAGGCGTTCTTCCCGCAAGACTTCCCGGATGCTTTCTTTGACGAGTTGTTTGAATTCGAGAGCGTCCATGTTAGGTACCCGGTTCAGGACTTGACTATTGTAATTTAGCATTTCTGAGGTTTGCCCTTACATACTCCAAACGCTGCTGCGTGCCAACTGTATGCGGATGCTGGTTGCCCAAAAGCTGCTGATACATGGCTAACGCTTGCACCAACAAGGGTTCTGCTTCAGTCAATCGCCCCTGATTGGCATACAGGACGGCCAAATTGTTGAGGCTGGTGGCGACGTCGGGATGGTTATCGCCCAACAGCGATCGCCGAAGCTCCAGTGCCTGTTGGTAGAGCGGTTCGGCTAACTCGTAGCGTCCCTGGGACTCATAGAGTCCTGCCAAATTGTTGAGGCTGGCGGCGACGTCGGGATGGTTATCGCCAAGGAGCGATCGCCGTAGCTTCAGCGCCTGTTGCAAGAGCGGTTCGGCTAACTCGTAGCGTCCCTGGGCATAATAGAGTCCTGCCAAATTGTTGAGGCTGGTGGCGACGTCGGGATGGTTATCGCCGAGGAGCGATCGCCATAGCTCCAGCGCCTGTTGGTAGAGTGGTTCGGCTAACTCGTAGCGTCCCTGCGCTCGATAGAGTCCTGCCAAATTGTTGAGGCTGTTGGCGACGTCGGGATGGTTATCGCCGAGGAGCGATCGCCATAGCTCCAGCGCCTGTTGGTAGAGCGGTTCGGCTAACTCGTAGCGACCCTGCGCTCGATAGAGTGCTGCCAAATTGTTGAGGCTGGCGGCGACGTGGGGATGGTTATCGCCGAGGAGCGATCGCACCACGGTCAAGCAGTCCTCATACCAAGGCTCTGCTTCTGCGTAGAGTCCCTGACCTTGATAAAACCGACTAATTCCGGTGAACACCCAAAATAGACCATATTCCTCTTGAATATAAAGTTCCTCCGGTGTTTTGAGTGTCATCAAGTCGGTAGCGATTGCCTTCAGGTGCGGGATGGCAGCCGTCACTGCCTGAATCTGCGCCAGCGTCGGATTTTGGGGAATTTGTTTTGCCACGGCAATCATCGTGGTGGCTACGGCTGTTTTTAGGTGCTGCCGTTCCTCGCCGGCTAGCTTGGTGGCAAAAAACTCCCGCAGCAGTTGATGCAGTTGATACAGACCGGCATCTGTCCGGGTCAGCACATGTAGGTTCAGGAGCTGCTTGTTTCGCACGGTTGCCAGGGCTTCCTCATCCCACTCCGGCCAACACTGCTGCACCAGCCCCCAGGGAATCTCGGCCAACGCAAATAGACTCAGCAGCTTAGCCACCCGTTGGGCATCCTCATCCAGCCGTTCCCAACTCAGCTCAAAGGCCGCCGCTACGCTGAGCGATGCGGTCATGCCGGGGTAGGTGTCCTGAAGCGCTTGCGCCTCCAGCCGTTTCTTCTGCAACCGCGCCCACAACAGGGCCAGCGTTACATCCTGATCCTCCGCCAGATACCGCCCCACCAACTCCAAGCCCAACGGCAAATAGCCCAACCACTCACAGAGTTGCTCGGCTTGGGGTACATTCTGATCAATCCGCCCATCGCCCACCAAGGATCGCAACAGCTCCAGCGATGCTTCTGCACTCAGCACCTGGATGTCGTAATTCTTCACCGGGCTGCCAAAGCGCGACCTCGACGTTAGCAAGATTTTGAACTGCGATCGGGGTGGCGGCAAAAATGGCTGAATATCTGGATAGGCCTGCACATCATCCAAGATCAGCAAGGTCGGTTGAGCCGGCCAGCGCTGCCAGCAAAACGCCACTTGTTCCGCCAAGTCCAGCCCATCGGGCAGCACCAGTCCCAGGTTGCTTCTGGCAAAGGACACGATTTGCAACCCCACATCCTGCCGCGCCTGCAGCCAACAAACGCCGCCGGGATACGCGTCCGCTTCTAGCTGCTGATATGCATATTGCAGGGCTAGTTCGGTCTTACCAATGCCACCCATACCCGCCACGGCGGAAATGACCACGGTAGCGCTCGACTGGAGCTGCTGGTGCAAAGATTCCAGATCGTCATCACGTCCGACAAATTGGGCAACGCCGCTGGTGGGAAGGTTGTGGGGAATGCCAACAATTTCTTGAGGAGTGGGAGGATAGCTATGGAAATGCTGCTCTTGGGCAATCCATTGCTTTCCACCATCATTTGCCTGAGCGTTAACATCCATAAGAGCAATCACCAAGTCGAGTAACACATCAGCGGGGTTAAGATCCCCGACTTTTTCTGAAAAGTCGGGGATCTGGGCGAATCGGGGATCTGGGCAAATCGGGGATCTGGGTGCCTCCTAGTCTGACTCAGACGTACCAAAATACTGCTTTTCAGCAATCCACTGCTTGCCCCCTTGCTCTGCTTTGGCCTGAACATTCATATTGTTGTCGCCGGTCACGTTTTGCACCATGTTGCTATTATCTTGCAGCTTTCCAGCATTAATCTCCTGAGCCAATGCCTGCAGCTCTGCGGCAAACTGAGGGTCGTCATCCATCGCCACCTGCAAATAGGCCGCAATCTGGTTAATCTGCTCTGGCGTGATTTTTTGGTTTTTCTCAACCGAGGCTTTGACCTCCTCAATCCGAGGCTTACCGCGCAGCTTCGTCCAGATGCGCTTGAGCAGGCTTTCCATTTTGGCGATCGCCTCCATGGTATATTTCTCACCCAGCTTCCCCGCCCCCGACTCCAGGAACTTTTGTAGGGCAATCGTGGCGATCGCGCCAGCGGTCAATGATACAGGATCGCTCATCGAGGCAACTCCAAGCGTAGGGCTGTATCTTTTCTAACAAAAGAATGTCCGACTTGGCTGAAAACGTTACACTTAATTCGGTTAATTCGGTAACGCCTCTCTGTCAATGAATCGAATGTTTGAGAAATCTTGGTGGTGACATCAAGATTATCTAATTCAACTTATCTTAGAGTTTACTGAGCCAAGGGAAACATTGAAGCGCGATCGCTTTCCCCTCGACTGCAAGCGATGATTGCATTGACCCTGCTCCTCTCCTGATTATTTCCCCGATTGGAGGATGCCCATCCAATCGCTATAATGTTTAGGCTGAAGCGCGATCGCTTGATGGCGCTAAATTTTCATTGCAATACCCACCCACCCGCCTGACCCTGCCATGACCTCCTCCGCCCGTCGTTATCACATCACCACCTTCGGTTGCCAGATGAACAAAGCCGACTCCGAACGGATGTCTGGCATTCTGGAGTCGATGGGCTTTGAATGGGCAGAATCGCCAGATGACGCCAACTTGGTGCTCTACAACACCTGCACCATCCGCGACAACGCCGAGCAAAAGGTTTACTCCTACCTGGGTCGGCAGGCTAGGCGCAAGCATGAGCAGCCGGATTTGACCTTAATTGTGGCGGGTTGTGTGGCCCAGCAGGAAGGAGAATCGCTCTTACGGCGGGTTCCAGAGCTGGATTTGGTCATGGGCCCCCAGCACGCCAATCGCCTGCAGGATCTTTTGGAGCAGGTGTTTAACGGCAGTCAGGTGGTGGCGACGGAGCCCATCCATATTGTGGAAGATATCACCAAACCTCGGCGCGATAGTGATGTGACGGCTTGGGTGAATGTCATCTATGGCTGCAATGAGCGCTGCACCTATTGTGTTGTCCCCAATGTGCGGGGTGTGGAACAGTCGCGATCGCCCCAGGCCATTCGCACTGAGATGGAAGAGCTCGCCCAGCAGGGCTTCAAAGAAGTAACGTTGCTGGGGCAGAATATTGACGCCTATGGGCGCGACCTGCCGGGCACTACTCCTGAGGGTCGCCATCTGCATACCCTCACCGATTTGCTGTACTTTGTCCACGATATCCCCGGCATTGAACGGCTGCGCTTTGCCACCAGCCATCCTCGCTATTTCACCGAGCGGTTGATTCGCGCCTGTGCTGAATTGCCGAAGGTTTGCGAAC
It encodes the following:
- a CDS encoding tetratricopeptide repeat protein, yielding MDVNAQANDGGKQWIAQEQHFHSYPPTPQEIVGIPHNLPTSGVAQFVGRDDDLESLHQQLQSSATVVISAVAGMGGIGKTELALQYAYQQLEADAYPGGVCWLQARQDVGLQIVSFARSNLGLVLPDGLDLAEQVAFCWQRWPAQPTLLILDDVQAYPDIQPFLPPPRSQFKILLTSRSRFGSPVKNYDIQVLSAEASLELLRSLVGDGRIDQNVPQAEQLCEWLGYLPLGLELVGRYLAEDQDVTLALLWARLQKKRLEAQALQDTYPGMTASLSVAAAFELSWERLDEDAQRVAKLLSLFALAEIPWGLVQQCWPEWDEEALATVRNKQLLNLHVLTRTDAGLYQLHQLLREFFATKLAGEERQHLKTAVATTMIAVAKQIPQNPTLAQIQAVTAAIPHLKAIATDLMTLKTPEELYIQEEYGLFWVFTGISRFYQGQGLYAEAEPWYEDCLTVVRSLLGDNHPHVAASLNNLAALYRAQGRYELAEPLYQQALELWRSLLGDNHPDVANSLNNLAGLYRAQGRYELAEPLYQQALELWRSLLGDNHPDVATSLNNLAGLYYAQGRYELAEPLLQQALKLRRSLLGDNHPDVAASLNNLAGLYESQGRYELAEPLYQQALELRRSLLGDNHPDVATSLNNLAVLYANQGRLTEAEPLLVQALAMYQQLLGNQHPHTVGTQQRLEYVRANLRNAKLQ
- the miaB gene encoding tRNA (N6-isopentenyl adenosine(37)-C2)-methylthiotransferase MiaB; protein product: MTSSARRYHITTFGCQMNKADSERMSGILESMGFEWAESPDDANLVLYNTCTIRDNAEQKVYSYLGRQARRKHEQPDLTLIVAGCVAQQEGESLLRRVPELDLVMGPQHANRLQDLLEQVFNGSQVVATEPIHIVEDITKPRRDSDVTAWVNVIYGCNERCTYCVVPNVRGVEQSRSPQAIRTEMEELAQQGFKEVTLLGQNIDAYGRDLPGTTPEGRHLHTLTDLLYFVHDIPGIERLRFATSHPRYFTERLIRACAELPKVCEHFHVPFQSGDNDILKAMSRGYTHERYRRIIDLIRSYMPDASISADAIVGFPGETDAQFEKTLKLVEDIGFDQVNTAAYSPRPGTPAALWDNQLSEEVKRDRLQQLNHLVSVQASERSQRYLGRVEEVLVEAQNTKDPTQVMGRTRGNRLTFFPGSIDDLKGQVVSVKITEIRAFSLTGTPLVPALR